The genome window TCAGATCAAATAATTGCCACGTCTTATTATTGAAAAAAACACGTCTTACCCAAGTGTTTTTACCTTCTATTTCTTTAGTAAAAGGTAGAAGCGGTCGGTAAGTAGTAGAGACTTTTACGGTGCCAGTTCTGGTTTTGATATCTCTGTATTTTTTAGCTTTGATAAGTTTTCCGTCAGGTTTTGTATACCCCAATACTTGAATAGAAGCAAAGATTCCTTCTTGTGGGATGTTGATCTTTAATTCTTCTATATCTAATTCAAATGTTTCTTCGGTGGTTTGATCGATGATAAAGGTTTTTGAAGGATATAAAGACCTTCTAGCGGGACTTCCATCTTCATCAACATCATAAAAGGAAACTCTAAACATCGTGGAAAATCGGCGCAACTTCCCTTTGTTACTGGATTGACTCTCCTCCAAAACTACTGGTAATTTGAGCAGAGTGATTTGCGTTGGTTGGCCATCGTAACGATCAAATTTCACTGCGATTTCACTTTCTACTGTAGGCAACCAACAGTC of Nonlabens sp. Ci31 contains these proteins:
- a CDS encoding carboxypeptidase-like regulatory domain-containing protein; this encodes MKNLFWISLVIASFNLGLSQDISIKDAATKEAIAFATISFGNGKGTFADDEGSFRFSKKLYNDVDSLFFSSIGYADLGIAVENLQSEVFLYQQADELETVIISAALTGKHKDRKKREIGHDNYFDCWLPTVESEIAVKFDRYDGQPTQITLLKLPVVLEESQSSNKGKLRRFSTMFRVSFYDVDEDGSPARRSLYPSKTFIIDQTTEETFELDIEELKINIPQEGIFASIQVLGYTKPDGKLIKAKKYRDIKTRTGTVKVSTTYRPLLPFTKEIEGKNTWVRRVFFNNKTWQLFDLSYNPNSKLVRSGNDDYGMGADFKVFYRD